From Anopheles funestus chromosome 3RL, idAnoFuneDA-416_04, whole genome shotgun sequence, a single genomic window includes:
- the LOC125770972 gene encoding protein Aatf-like: MASEKIRQRAETALEYAKDFLLDDESEAEDDTVEDDEEIESENGNEEDDHDENDGKENDDEKAKETKSDKDPKSKKSSKGITKKVQKLMGVVMDPFGSKINWNFDFNLGVKASNRKEKREGKMDPNTGTAGSTSRKTADKECDNESLSSDAKRIKILEKDNKLLQKYASKFLDGCIRLEQKVSELSKLEGQLAASQADNDRLKSELDDLQELKQGLIHNLDTQNEKHRNEVKRLDLELNTATESLAKMKLTNQKQLEESCRLRADLESLAKEKEGLIKKSEQREISYSSELDKLMESLQQTKLENTELTERVHKLTDNLQITAEQMKESKTKNMQLEQKLRETQSEKHKINAQLDAGNAKITELRRAIQILESNPFTTTTAQLQSEGTFTCPLCGASFGSLANMQLHAEDCNG, encoded by the exons ATGGCTAGTGAGAAAATTCGACAACGTGCCGAAACTGCTTTGGAATACGCGAAAGATTTTCTGCTAGACGACGAATCTGAGGCTGAAGACGACACTGTTGAAGATGACGAAGAAATTGAGagtgaaaatggaaacgaaGAGGATGATCACGATGAAAACgacggaaaggaaaatgacGATGAAAAggccaaagaaacaaaatccgATAAG GACCCCAAAAGCAAGAAATCATCCAAAGGTATAACCAAAAAGGTGCAGAAATTGATGGGCGTTGTAATGGATCCCTTTG GTTCAAAGATTAACTGGAATTTTGACTTCAATCTAGGCGTTAAAGCGTCAAACCGGAAAGAAAAGCGAGAGGGAAAAATGGACCCAAATACCGGTACAGCCGGTTCGACATCACGCAAAACAGCTGATAAGGAGTGTGATAACGAATCTTTATCGTCCGATGCGAAGAGGATTAAAATT cTGGAAAAGGATAACAAATTGCTACAAAAGTATGCCAGCAAATTTCTTGACG GATGTATACGATTGGAACAAAAAGTTTCGGAACTTTCCAAG ctGGAGGGACAACTGGCAGCATCGCAGGCCGATAATGATCGACTGAAATCAG AATTGGATGATTTACAAGAACTCAAACAAGGTTTGATTCACAATTTGGACACGCAAAACGAGAAGCATCGAAATGAAGTAAAACGGCTTGATTTGGAGCTTAACACTGCTACAGAATCGTTGGCAAAG ATGAAattaacaaaccaaaaacaattgGAAGAATCGTGCCGATTGAGGGCTG ATTTGGAATCCCTTGCTAAGGAAAAAGAAGGACTGATAAAAAAGTCAGAGCAGCGGGAAATATCGTATTCTTCGGAATTGGACAAACTCATGGAAAGCTTGCAACAAACAAAGTTAGAAAACACCGAACTCACTGAACGCGTTCATAag cttACCGATAACTTACAAATAACAGCAGAGCAGATGAAGGAATCGAAGACAAAGAATATGCAACTTGAGCAAAAACTAAGAGAAACACAGagtgaaaagcataaaattaacGCACAATTAGATGCTGGCAATGCAAAAATAACTGAACTGCGACGCGCAATACAAAT CCTGGAATCAAATCCTTTCACAACGACTACGGCCCAACTGCAGAGCGAAGGAACATTCACTTGTCCTTTGTGTGGAGCGTCGTTTGGTAGCTTGGCTAATATGCAACTCCATGCAGAGGATTGCAATGGatga